The Rhizobium leguminosarum nucleotide sequence ATTCGACGTTGTTTCTGAGTCAGCTTCGGCCGCCGCGGCAAGCCGATAGATTTCCTGGCGGAGTGCATCGCTCTCTGTCATGTCGCTCCTCATGGCACTGCGCCAGCGCCTCCTGTTCGATAGGAGGCAACGAACAAGGTAATCCCTAAGTCTGTCGCAGGATGCCGGCCTCCTTCGCCGCAGCCTCAAACGCAGCTCGCGCTTCCGCACCGGGAACAACGCCATTCGCCGCGTCCAGGCATACCTTCCGCGCTGTCGTGTAGCTCGCGCTTCTGTTGTCGGGCCAGGATTTCTTCAAAAATGCGACCGCCTCTCGAGCGCTCCTGATGACGTGATGACGATCATCTATCTTCAATTCGACGTTCGCATCCCAGATGCTGATCATGGCGTCCTCCGTGGGGCAGGCTTCCCACAAACGTATATTAGGAAGATCTGTTCCAAGCGGACGATCCGGCCGGAATTTTGGCAGCAGCTTGAGGCTCTTTCGTTTTAACCCAACAACTTAACCCAACAACCGCTCGCGATAGCCGTCGCTGTTGCGCTGCGTCCTACCGCCGTGCTTCGAAAGCTTCGCCTTATCTTCGGCTAAGCGCCTTCGATTCGGCTCTGAAGGGCATTCAAGAAAGTGGGTGAAAGGATGTCGATCCGGCCATGCGAGTCACGTCCCCAAATCGCAAAACGCCCCATCCCCACGCAAAGAGCCCCGCGGTTGTTGCGACCGCGGGGCTCCTTGACGCCTCACCCGGGAGAGGGGTCAGGCGGCCTGTACCTTGCGGGCCGTGCGTGCCCATTCGGGCAGCCAGTCGCCGTGAGTGGCGAGCAGATCGTCGACCAGCGACCAGATCTGGTCGAGGTCGAGTTCGGCTGCCGTATGCGGGTCCATCATCGCGGCGTGGTAGATGTGCTCGCGATTCTCAGTCATCAGCGCCTGCACCGTCAGCTCCCGGACGTTGATATTGGTGCGGATCAGCGCGGTCAGCTGCGGCGGCAGGTCGCCGATGAAGGTCGGCTGGATGCCGGAAGCATCGACGAGGCAAGGCACTTCGGCAGCGCAATTGGCAGGTAGCGAGGTGATGCAGCCATTGTTGCGGACATTGCCGTAGATCACCGAAGGCTCGCCGGTCCAGACCGAGTTGATGATCGAGGAGGCATATTCCTTCGACGGCTTGACCTTGATCTTGTCCGCCGAACGATAGGCCTCCGCCTGGCCTTTCCAGCGCTCGATCTGCTCGATGCAGCGTTTCGGATATTCGTCGAGCGGAATGCCGAATTTCTCGATCAGGTCGTCGCGACCCTCCTTGATGAAGAGCCGGTGCGGCCGGGCATCCGTCGCGGTTTTGAAGAGCGCATGATTATCAAGCCGCAGGCCAACAACCGATTCTTAAATTAGCATCGCCGCACGAAAAGCTTGCATGCAAGCTATAAATCGGATGTCCTGAGAAAGGCTTCTGTGGTGTTGGGCGACCCGGCATGAAAACCCTCGACGCGAGAATTCGGTTTACAGGTGAGCGGCGACAGGTCACTGCCCTTTTCTATGACATCGTCGGCTCGACGGAGCTCTTGTTGCGGAGCGAGCCGGAGAAGTTCTTTCGCTCCGTGTCGGCATTACATCAGAGTGCTGAGACCATCATAAAAAAGCATGGAGGTTTTCTTCATCAGCGGCTCGGAGATGGGGGATGCTGTTTCTTTGGATATCCCGATCAATCCGAAGATGCGGCTGAAAGTGCGGTGCAGGCTTCTTTGGAATTGTTAGGCATTGCAACGAGCACCAAGGGCAAGGCGCACACAGCTTTCAGGCTGCGCATCGGGGTTGCCACAGGTCTTGTCGTATTCTCCACGCAAGGAGACGAGATTGTCGGCACAGCGCCGGTCCTGGCAGCTCGCCTGCAGGCAGAGGCCGAACCGAATTCGGTCCTGGTCGCAGATTCGACCGTTCAGCTCACGCGACACAAGTTCGACTACAACCTAGTGCGGAAGGCCAAACTCAAAGGCTTTGAAGAGCCGGTTGCGCTCTGGCGCCCGCAGGAACGTAATCGATCAACGTCTGCGCTGTCGCCATTCCATGAATGGGACCGGCCGATAAGAGGCAGGGAAAGAGAGCTTGCCGCTCTTTCGAGCGCCTGGAATTCAGCTCTCGACGGCAAGGGCAGTTCGATCACTGTGGTCGGAGAGGCAGGCATCGGCAAATCCAGACTGATCGGCGAATTCGCCCGCAGTCTATCGCAAACTTCGCAGGAGACCCTGATCTTTCAGTGCGGCAGACGCCTGGAGAGCCAGCCTCTGCACCCATTTATGTCGTTTCTTGAGAGGCTTGTGGCTGAACCTGTGGTTCTGAAGGATGGCGATAGCGCGGCTTTCATGCAGGCTCTTCAAACATCCGGCC carries:
- a CDS encoding DUF982 domain-containing protein; this encodes MISIWDANVELKIDDRHHVIRSAREAVAFLKKSWPDNRSASYTTARKVCLDAANGVVPGAEARAAFEAAAKEAGILRQT